A window of the Pungitius pungitius chromosome 3, fPunPun2.1, whole genome shotgun sequence genome harbors these coding sequences:
- the brip1 gene encoding Fanconi anemia group J protein isoform X1, whose amino-acid sequence MASSPVEYMVGGVEIHFPCKAYPSQLSMMNSIIQGLKHGKHCLLESPTGSGKSLALLCSALGWQQAELDKQKMGEGLLEKSQLDKNIKPCHCVCHSKVSSCAAATAASQPVVDLTVSPCKELTQLPASEQSPFTEELHPRKQSLASRLSGKMLSSLIHEEDDDFQPEKKRFRTAEHQQRKRQHVEQGVVFIDDEQENEPSCAQSWTTVPTTAASGLSSSSCSPERCFHCTCASTKDGANKKVKDGKKKIPTIFFGTRTHKQITQIAHELKRTVYSKVPMTILSSRAHTCVNGRVAPHANRNELCKELLDDKEGGSCSYYHGITKIRGRSTLQQALRLSDAWDIEDFVAQGRGRRFCSYYAARELMEEASIIFCPYNYLLDPLIRESMEIDLAGQIVLLDEAHNIEDCARESSSYTVDHQSLLMCRQELDNMVKKNIKPSDHERLSGFCYSLINWIHENKSLMSDRGFEAACKVWNGRDVLGMFNDIGITPGTYSLLKKSLAAVLEKENLQVIKGKEVKFDVPTISSATTTVLKSLFMVLGFMYSGDSCSVADDYRIALQKTFTWTNQVALDAPDAQGFFVRPHNRQRNGTRVRSEVLTLSFWCLNPAVAFAYFRTAVHSVVLTSGTLSPMGSFSSELGVDFTIKLEANHVIDKSQVWVGTVGEGPQGRKLLATFKHTETYVFQDEVGALLLHVCQVVAKGVLCFLPSYKMLDKLRERWNNTGLWKKLEHHKAVIPEPRGGGKGDFDQLLQQYYDAIKYCEEERDGALLIAVCRGKVSEGLDFTDDNARAVITIGIPFPNIKDLQVELKMKYNDQHCKSRDLLAGHQWYEIQAYRALNQALGRCIRHKNDWGALILVDDRYGKSNKYITGLSKWVRQLVQHHDTFNNAMHSLVAFSQVQRKVQGPPAAVSPPNSQLGGRGLRDATDPPTPCSCVKQPEPQKDASPSSFHLFAGTQGKAKQREKAEWSKMKQSPTTSHHKNAAKPPYSIFTSSPNCLKKPIFKRKAGCHSKPGDQHQTSASQWKTGATCTTRGAGDGSVEVTGEPHKLVSEPSRERTPPSCERELPSKDNPGEEKEDESEEDKSIYFTPELFEGEGDDDEEETPQRETESGPTVLLVAESPTALSEELCGSEQARASDGKQAEEGEQVEKSRSRKQAPSTPTGN is encoded by the exons ATGGCTTCATCCCCGGTAGAGTACATGGTTGGAGGGGTGGAAATACATTTCCCCTGCAAGGCGTACCCGTCCCAGCTGTCTATGATGAATTCA ATCATACAAGGACTGAAGCATGGGAAGCACTGTTTGCTGGAGAGCCCAACAGGAAGCGGGAAGAGCTTGGCTTTGCTCTGCTCGGCTCTTGGCTGGCAGCAGGCGGAGTTAG ATAAACAGAAAATGGGAGAGGGTCTTTTGGAGAAAAGCCAGTtggataaaaacatcaagccatgCCACTGTGTGTGCCATAGCAAAGTCAGCAGTTGcgcagcagccacagcagcatccCAACCTGTTGTGGACCTCACTGTGTCACCTTGCAAAGAGTTGACACAGCTTCCAGCATCTGAACAGA GCCCATTTACCGAGGAGTTGCATCCAAGGAAACAATCTCTAGCCTCTCGTCTGTCTGGGAAGATGCTGTCCAGCCTCATTCATGAAGAAGATGATGACTTTCAGCCAGAGAAGAAGCGCTTTCGAACTGCTGAACACCAG CAGCGCAAGAGGCAGCATGTGGAGCAGGGAGTGGTATTTATAGATGATGAGCAGGAAAATGAGCCTTCGTGTGCTCAGAGTTGGACCACGGTGCCAACCACGGCAGCATCTGGTCTGTCCTCATCATCCTGC TCTCCCGAGCGCTGCTTCCACTGCACGTGTGCCTCAACCAAAGACGGGGcgaataaaaaagtaaaagatggCAAAAAGAAGATCCCGACGATCTTCTTTGGCACTCGGACACATAAGCAGATAACTCAGATTGCCCACGAGCTGAAGCGCACCGTTTACTCTAAGGTGCCCATGACCATCTTATCCAGCAGGGCCCACACATGTGTCAACGGTAGGGTGGCGCCTCACGCCAACCGCAACGAACTCTGCAAGGAACTGCTGGATGATAAAGAA GGCGGTTCATGCAGTTACTACCATGGTATCACAAAGATACGGGGCAGGTCCACGCTGCAACAGGCCCTTCGACTCAGTGACGCCTGGGACATTGAGGACTTTGTTGCACAGGGCAGAGGGCGCCGGTTCTGCTCCTACTATGCTGCCCGTGAACTTATGGAGGAAGCCTCCATCATATTCTGTCCATATAACTACCTGCTGGACCCATTGATCAGAGAGAGT ATGGAGATCGACCTGGCAGGACAGATCGTGCTGCTGGACGAGGCCCACAACATTGAGGACTGTGCAAGGGAAAGTTCCAGCTACACAGTAGACCACCAGAGTCTGCTGATGTGCAGGCAGGAGCTTGacaacatggtaaaaaaaaacatcaaaccctCCGACCATGAGCGACTCAGCGGATTCTGCTATAGCTTGATCAA CTGGATCCATGAAAACAAAAGCCTGATGTCTGATCGGGGATTTGAGGCAGCCTGTAAAGTCTGGAATGGACGGGATGTACTGGGCATGTTTAACGACATCGGCATTACTCCAGGCACCTACAGCCTACTAAAG AAAAGCCTGGCAGCAGTGTTAGAGAAAGAGAACCTTCAAGTCATCAAAGGTAAAGAGGTCAAATTTGATGTCCCGACCATCAGCTCGGCAACCACCACTGTCCTCAAAAGCCTCTTCATGGTGCTGGGCTTCATGTACTCTGGGGACAGCTGCag tgtTGCAGACGACTACCGGATAGCTCTGCAGAAGACCTTCACTTGGACAAACCAAGTCGCACTTGACGCTCCTGATGCCCAGGGCTTTTTTGTTCGGCCACACAACAGGCAACGCAACGGCACCAGAGTCCGGTCAGAAGTCCTGACTCTCAGCTTTTGGTGCCTTAACCCTGCTGTG GCTTTTGCCTACTTCAGGACGGCAGTGCACAGCGTTGTGCTGACTTCAGGGACCCTGTCACCCAtgggctccttctcctcagaGCTTGGGGTTGATTTCACCATCAAGCTGGAGGCCAACCACGTGATCGACAAGTCCCAG GTGTGGGTGGGCACTGTTGGTGAAGGACCCCAGGGCAGGAAGCTGTTGGCTACCTTCAAGCACACTGAAACCTACGTCTTTCAGGACGAGGTGGGCGCTCTGCTGCTCCACGTCTGCCAAGTCGTGGCAAAGGGTGTGCTCTGCTTTCTGCCTTCCTACAAG ATGCTGGACAAGCTGCGAGAGCGATGGAACAACACTGGCCTCTGGAAGAAGCTGGAACACCACAAAGCTGTGATCCCAGAGCCCCGTGGAGGGGGAAAGGGGGACTTTGACCAACTGCTCCAGCAATACTATGACGCCATCAAGTACTGCGAGGAAGAAAGAG ATGGCGCGCTGCTCATTGCTGTCTGTAGGGGAAAAGTGAGTGAAGGACTGGACTTTACTGATGACAACGCCAGGGCGGTCATCACCATTGGAATCCCCTTCCCAAACATCAAAGACCTTCAA GTGGAGCTGAAGATGAAGTACAATGACCAACACTGCAAATCCAGAGATCTTCTTGCAGGCCATCAATGGTACGAGATTCAGGCCTACAGAGCTCTGAACCAGGCCCTGGGAAG GTGTATCCGCCACAAGAATGACTGGGGCGCGCTAATTCTGGTGGATGACCGTTATGGGAAATCCAACAAGTACATCACAG GTCTGTCTAAATGGGTCCGCCAGCTGGTGCAGCATCACGACACGTTCAACAATGCCATGCACTCTCTGGTAGCCTTCTCTCAGGTGCAGCGGAAGGTGCAGGGGCCTCCCGCTGCTGTCTCGCCTCCAAATAGTCAGTTGGGGGGTCGGGGTCTGCGCGATGCCACAGACCCTCCGACCCCCTGCTCATGTGTCAAACAGCCTGAACCCCAGAAGGACGCAAGTCCTTCAAGCTTCCATCTCTTCGCGGGTACACAGGGGAAGGCGAAGCAAAGGGAGAAGGCAG AATGGTCAAAGATGAAGCAAAGTCCTACCACGTCGCACCATAAAAACGCAGCTAAGCCTCCATACAGCATTTTCACCTCCAGCCCCAACTGCTTGAAGAAGCcaatttttaaaagaaaagctgGGTGTCACTCAAAGCCTGGTGATCAGCACCAGACCTCCGCTTCACAATGGAAGACTGGAGCAACTTGTACTACACGAGGGGCTGGAGACGGGTCCGTTGAAGTCACAGGGGAACCACACAAGCTGGTTTCGGAGCCTTCTCGAGAAAGGACCCCGCCCAGCTGTGAGAGGGAATTGCCATCAAAAGACAATCCTGGCGAGGAGAAAGAGGATGAGAGTGAAGAGGACAAAAGCATCTATTTTACCCCAGAACTTTTCGAGGGTGAAGGCGACGACGACGAAGAAGAAACCCCACAGAGAGAGACCGAATCAGGTCCCACGGTGCTTTTGGTGGCAGAGAGCCCTACCGCCCTGTCAGAAGAACTCTGTGGCTCTGAGCAGGCCCGAGCCTCTGATGGAAAGCAAgctgaggagggagagcaggtgGAGAAGAGCAGGTCCAGAAAGCAAGCTCCCTCTACCCCTACAGGTAACTAA
- the brip1 gene encoding Fanconi anemia group J protein isoform X2: MASSPVEYMVGGVEIHFPCKAYPSQLSMMNSIIQGLKHGKHCLLESPTGSGKSLALLCSALGWQQAELDKQKMGEGLLEKSQLDKNIKPCHCVCHSKVSSCAAATAASQPVVDLTVSPCKELTQLPASEQSPFTEELHPRKQSLASRLSGKMLSSLIHEEDDDFQPEKKRFRTAEHQRKRQHVEQGVVFIDDEQENEPSCAQSWTTVPTTAASGLSSSSCSPERCFHCTCASTKDGANKKVKDGKKKIPTIFFGTRTHKQITQIAHELKRTVYSKVPMTILSSRAHTCVNGRVAPHANRNELCKELLDDKEGGSCSYYHGITKIRGRSTLQQALRLSDAWDIEDFVAQGRGRRFCSYYAARELMEEASIIFCPYNYLLDPLIRESMEIDLAGQIVLLDEAHNIEDCARESSSYTVDHQSLLMCRQELDNMVKKNIKPSDHERLSGFCYSLINWIHENKSLMSDRGFEAACKVWNGRDVLGMFNDIGITPGTYSLLKKSLAAVLEKENLQVIKGKEVKFDVPTISSATTTVLKSLFMVLGFMYSGDSCSVADDYRIALQKTFTWTNQVALDAPDAQGFFVRPHNRQRNGTRVRSEVLTLSFWCLNPAVAFAYFRTAVHSVVLTSGTLSPMGSFSSELGVDFTIKLEANHVIDKSQVWVGTVGEGPQGRKLLATFKHTETYVFQDEVGALLLHVCQVVAKGVLCFLPSYKMLDKLRERWNNTGLWKKLEHHKAVIPEPRGGGKGDFDQLLQQYYDAIKYCEEERDGALLIAVCRGKVSEGLDFTDDNARAVITIGIPFPNIKDLQVELKMKYNDQHCKSRDLLAGHQWYEIQAYRALNQALGRCIRHKNDWGALILVDDRYGKSNKYITGLSKWVRQLVQHHDTFNNAMHSLVAFSQVQRKVQGPPAAVSPPNSQLGGRGLRDATDPPTPCSCVKQPEPQKDASPSSFHLFAGTQGKAKQREKAEWSKMKQSPTTSHHKNAAKPPYSIFTSSPNCLKKPIFKRKAGCHSKPGDQHQTSASQWKTGATCTTRGAGDGSVEVTGEPHKLVSEPSRERTPPSCERELPSKDNPGEEKEDESEEDKSIYFTPELFEGEGDDDEEETPQRETESGPTVLLVAESPTALSEELCGSEQARASDGKQAEEGEQVEKSRSRKQAPSTPTGN; encoded by the exons ATGGCTTCATCCCCGGTAGAGTACATGGTTGGAGGGGTGGAAATACATTTCCCCTGCAAGGCGTACCCGTCCCAGCTGTCTATGATGAATTCA ATCATACAAGGACTGAAGCATGGGAAGCACTGTTTGCTGGAGAGCCCAACAGGAAGCGGGAAGAGCTTGGCTTTGCTCTGCTCGGCTCTTGGCTGGCAGCAGGCGGAGTTAG ATAAACAGAAAATGGGAGAGGGTCTTTTGGAGAAAAGCCAGTtggataaaaacatcaagccatgCCACTGTGTGTGCCATAGCAAAGTCAGCAGTTGcgcagcagccacagcagcatccCAACCTGTTGTGGACCTCACTGTGTCACCTTGCAAAGAGTTGACACAGCTTCCAGCATCTGAACAGA GCCCATTTACCGAGGAGTTGCATCCAAGGAAACAATCTCTAGCCTCTCGTCTGTCTGGGAAGATGCTGTCCAGCCTCATTCATGAAGAAGATGATGACTTTCAGCCAGAGAAGAAGCGCTTTCGAACTGCTGAACACCAG CGCAAGAGGCAGCATGTGGAGCAGGGAGTGGTATTTATAGATGATGAGCAGGAAAATGAGCCTTCGTGTGCTCAGAGTTGGACCACGGTGCCAACCACGGCAGCATCTGGTCTGTCCTCATCATCCTGC TCTCCCGAGCGCTGCTTCCACTGCACGTGTGCCTCAACCAAAGACGGGGcgaataaaaaagtaaaagatggCAAAAAGAAGATCCCGACGATCTTCTTTGGCACTCGGACACATAAGCAGATAACTCAGATTGCCCACGAGCTGAAGCGCACCGTTTACTCTAAGGTGCCCATGACCATCTTATCCAGCAGGGCCCACACATGTGTCAACGGTAGGGTGGCGCCTCACGCCAACCGCAACGAACTCTGCAAGGAACTGCTGGATGATAAAGAA GGCGGTTCATGCAGTTACTACCATGGTATCACAAAGATACGGGGCAGGTCCACGCTGCAACAGGCCCTTCGACTCAGTGACGCCTGGGACATTGAGGACTTTGTTGCACAGGGCAGAGGGCGCCGGTTCTGCTCCTACTATGCTGCCCGTGAACTTATGGAGGAAGCCTCCATCATATTCTGTCCATATAACTACCTGCTGGACCCATTGATCAGAGAGAGT ATGGAGATCGACCTGGCAGGACAGATCGTGCTGCTGGACGAGGCCCACAACATTGAGGACTGTGCAAGGGAAAGTTCCAGCTACACAGTAGACCACCAGAGTCTGCTGATGTGCAGGCAGGAGCTTGacaacatggtaaaaaaaaacatcaaaccctCCGACCATGAGCGACTCAGCGGATTCTGCTATAGCTTGATCAA CTGGATCCATGAAAACAAAAGCCTGATGTCTGATCGGGGATTTGAGGCAGCCTGTAAAGTCTGGAATGGACGGGATGTACTGGGCATGTTTAACGACATCGGCATTACTCCAGGCACCTACAGCCTACTAAAG AAAAGCCTGGCAGCAGTGTTAGAGAAAGAGAACCTTCAAGTCATCAAAGGTAAAGAGGTCAAATTTGATGTCCCGACCATCAGCTCGGCAACCACCACTGTCCTCAAAAGCCTCTTCATGGTGCTGGGCTTCATGTACTCTGGGGACAGCTGCag tgtTGCAGACGACTACCGGATAGCTCTGCAGAAGACCTTCACTTGGACAAACCAAGTCGCACTTGACGCTCCTGATGCCCAGGGCTTTTTTGTTCGGCCACACAACAGGCAACGCAACGGCACCAGAGTCCGGTCAGAAGTCCTGACTCTCAGCTTTTGGTGCCTTAACCCTGCTGTG GCTTTTGCCTACTTCAGGACGGCAGTGCACAGCGTTGTGCTGACTTCAGGGACCCTGTCACCCAtgggctccttctcctcagaGCTTGGGGTTGATTTCACCATCAAGCTGGAGGCCAACCACGTGATCGACAAGTCCCAG GTGTGGGTGGGCACTGTTGGTGAAGGACCCCAGGGCAGGAAGCTGTTGGCTACCTTCAAGCACACTGAAACCTACGTCTTTCAGGACGAGGTGGGCGCTCTGCTGCTCCACGTCTGCCAAGTCGTGGCAAAGGGTGTGCTCTGCTTTCTGCCTTCCTACAAG ATGCTGGACAAGCTGCGAGAGCGATGGAACAACACTGGCCTCTGGAAGAAGCTGGAACACCACAAAGCTGTGATCCCAGAGCCCCGTGGAGGGGGAAAGGGGGACTTTGACCAACTGCTCCAGCAATACTATGACGCCATCAAGTACTGCGAGGAAGAAAGAG ATGGCGCGCTGCTCATTGCTGTCTGTAGGGGAAAAGTGAGTGAAGGACTGGACTTTACTGATGACAACGCCAGGGCGGTCATCACCATTGGAATCCCCTTCCCAAACATCAAAGACCTTCAA GTGGAGCTGAAGATGAAGTACAATGACCAACACTGCAAATCCAGAGATCTTCTTGCAGGCCATCAATGGTACGAGATTCAGGCCTACAGAGCTCTGAACCAGGCCCTGGGAAG GTGTATCCGCCACAAGAATGACTGGGGCGCGCTAATTCTGGTGGATGACCGTTATGGGAAATCCAACAAGTACATCACAG GTCTGTCTAAATGGGTCCGCCAGCTGGTGCAGCATCACGACACGTTCAACAATGCCATGCACTCTCTGGTAGCCTTCTCTCAGGTGCAGCGGAAGGTGCAGGGGCCTCCCGCTGCTGTCTCGCCTCCAAATAGTCAGTTGGGGGGTCGGGGTCTGCGCGATGCCACAGACCCTCCGACCCCCTGCTCATGTGTCAAACAGCCTGAACCCCAGAAGGACGCAAGTCCTTCAAGCTTCCATCTCTTCGCGGGTACACAGGGGAAGGCGAAGCAAAGGGAGAAGGCAG AATGGTCAAAGATGAAGCAAAGTCCTACCACGTCGCACCATAAAAACGCAGCTAAGCCTCCATACAGCATTTTCACCTCCAGCCCCAACTGCTTGAAGAAGCcaatttttaaaagaaaagctgGGTGTCACTCAAAGCCTGGTGATCAGCACCAGACCTCCGCTTCACAATGGAAGACTGGAGCAACTTGTACTACACGAGGGGCTGGAGACGGGTCCGTTGAAGTCACAGGGGAACCACACAAGCTGGTTTCGGAGCCTTCTCGAGAAAGGACCCCGCCCAGCTGTGAGAGGGAATTGCCATCAAAAGACAATCCTGGCGAGGAGAAAGAGGATGAGAGTGAAGAGGACAAAAGCATCTATTTTACCCCAGAACTTTTCGAGGGTGAAGGCGACGACGACGAAGAAGAAACCCCACAGAGAGAGACCGAATCAGGTCCCACGGTGCTTTTGGTGGCAGAGAGCCCTACCGCCCTGTCAGAAGAACTCTGTGGCTCTGAGCAGGCCCGAGCCTCTGATGGAAAGCAAgctgaggagggagagcaggtgGAGAAGAGCAGGTCCAGAAAGCAAGCTCCCTCTACCCCTACAGGTAACTAA